The DNA region TTCCTGATCTTTTCTGAAAAATCCAGTATTTGTTCTTTAATAAATCATACATGCTCATTAATTTCATACCTCAAATAATTATTTATGTTTAAACCAAGAAACGAAATCTTCCGATCCTTGATCAAATAAAGTAGTTACTAATCTTCCATGTATTGCCCGGCCTGAGAAAAATTTATACACAACAAAATTAAACAATGCCATTTCTAAAGACCCAAAGCTTTTGTCATGTCGTATGTCTTGTAAAATATAGCTGCACATTATCTCTAAAAATTCGAGAACGATATTATATCCACCAACAATGACACCTGGATTTAATAACTGTAAATAACTATATTTTTCATTAAATGCCTTAATTTCATCATTCGTTTTTTCAAATTTTACAATACTGGATGATAAATCTGCTTGTTCATCTCCCACGTACAAAACATCATCTTTCATTTCAAAAAAAGGTGCTTTTTTCATAATAACATCGGTTGCATCAACAAGCGCAACTTTATCAAATTCAGGGTGCTTGTACAAATATTGAAGTGTCATTACCCATCTGATAAAGTACATACTATTTGCTGCAATAACATCTGGTATTTTTTCAACCACAAGCTCTAACCCAGGAATATCAATATTTACATTCTCATCGTTAGTTATCAATACAACCCGTGACCCTCTTGCAACTGAAGAAATAACCATCTTTTTTATATTTGTTACTACACCATCTGAAAGTGTAGCCACCGAATTAGAACGTTGAGCATCATGTAAATTAATTAAATACTGAGCTATAACTACATTATTATTCATTTATACACCCTTTTATTTTTCATTTTAAAATAAGAATATATTACTTAAGTATTATATGCAACCATTTTAAAAATAGATAACGTATTGTTTTTTTAACTACAAGTTAATATTTTGAAATATTCACCAATTTAATACTCTGCTTAATGATGTGCTTTATTTTTCTACGATAAACATGCAAAACTCTATCTCAACTGAAAATCAATCAAATTTTAGATAAAAAAATGTCAAAATCTTCATCTCAATTTTCTCGGTGTTTAATTCTGCCAAGCCTACTTTTACATTTATTAACTTACAAAAGCAGCATTATCACCAAAGTACATCACTCTTACTATCAAGACTATCTAGTTTATTGCTTGTCTTTAAAATCATTTGCAGCTTGTTCTCGAATTTTTTTCAAATATATTAGTAAATCGTCGCTTTCTTCTTTCACTATCCCGTTTCCAAAATAACGGACAAAATACGAAAATGTAATCGATAGTAAAACGGACTCACCCATAATTCTTACAGATTTTGGAATTAATGTCCGTTGACCATATTTAGTTTTAACGCTTAGGTTATGTGTACCTTGTGATGCGACTTTATAAAAAAGAGGGTAAAGTTTTGTAAACCAATCATCACGAAAATCTTGTCTAACCTGTTTATCAATTAGCTCTACTACCCTAACGAAGGAACGATTTAAAAATACTTGATACCATGTATTTTTGTTAATCATCGGTATTTTATTAGCAATTTCCTCAACAATATCTTTAATTGTTCTCAATATTCGGTCATTATCTGGAAAACATGCTCTGAATGCTGCATTTGCTTCTTCAAATGAAATCAAACTAGATTTATCTATCGTGCCGTCTTTAATTTTTATTAATTCATAAATTTTTTTAATTTCAAAAAATTTAACAGCCTCATGACTATCAAAACCATCTAAATTAAGGACCATAAAACCTATCGATGATTCATATGCCATCCGATCAATTCCGTCTAGTGCATAATCGTTTCCAATAGCCAGTAAAATATTAACGGCTTCAATCTGATATATAACATTTAAAAAGAAATCGTAATAAAACGTATCAATATTTCTCTGTTCGCTATTATCATACATTTTCTGCGATATTTGTTTTAAATCTTTGAATATTTGCTGTGGTATTACTTCATACTGCATTATTCTTCCCTAATATCAGTTTCCTTCCATCTATACAACGTCCCTTCTGCCTTCGCAGAAGACTTCTTGTTAAATTTTCATCAAAACTATTTCTAACTACTAAGATAAAAACGCAAAATACAAAATATAATTTTAGATAATTTTCTTCTCTAATTTCGGATTCCAATTAGAAAACCAATGAACTAAACATAATTCATACAAGGACAAATATTGAAATATATTTACATTATTGTCAATTCATCATGCCTTCACATTCATTTTTTTATACAGTTCATACAAATATATGAATTTAAAGGAGAATGTGGGATTCGAACCCACGCGCCGGTTTCCCGACCTGACGGTTTTCAAGACCGTTCCCTTCAGCCAGACTTGGGTAATTCTCCAAATAACAATATTTATTGTAGCATGTCATATTTATACATTCAAATACTTATTTGTTAGCCTAACAATTGGTCATAATACATTTTATGTATATACATGCCTTTTAGAAATCTTTTAATTGATGATTATTTTTCCTTTTTACCAATTTAATAACTGAAGCTAAATATTTATTTAAATAAATATCTTTCTTAACTTCATAGACAATTCAGTAATTATTCTCAGATTATCGACTCAATCTATTAGTTCAAAATATTTACAAATTTACCACATAAAAATTAATGTTTTCTACATGCATATCGAATACACTGAGTATTGTGAACAACGATTAATAAAAAATCAACAATAACTGATTCGTTTTATTGCAATTAAACGACTGAGGTTTAATTATATAATTGTATTTAAATATTTATTTTAGTTTCATGTTTATAACCTTAATAAAATTTTTCATCTTTTAGTTAAGCCACCCTATTAATATTATTTTTCAATTCAATAATAATCTATTTCATTTTTCCCCTAATAACCAATTGATAGCATTGTAATTTGCTTTTGCAGGTCTCAAGCGACATTCATATTCTTAATTGTGCAAAATTTTTATTTTTATAATATACTTATGTATGCGTTTTGTTTTAAAACGCAACAATAGGTATTATATGGAGTATTTATATCATGAATAAGAAATTCACTACAACTATTTTTGCGCTCAGCATTTTTCAATCACTCTACATGCTATTTGGTTTCTTCAACGGTGTCGCCCTGACTACTTTGAATACAGCATGGATCAATATTTATTCATTCCAAACTTTTTCTGGTGTGATGTACTGGTCAATTCTTAGTATGTTGAGTATTGTTATCTTCACGCTAATTCTTTACTTAATGATTCAAAAGGCCTATCCTGCACAGAAAAACATCGGTCTCATTCTGGGCATGATTGGTTCTTTAGCACCAATCATCTTCTCTTTCTTCTTGATTGTACCAGCAACTTTCATGATTCTAGCGGCAATCTTCATGAAATTATTACTTAGTGAAGCATAATTACAATCTTTGAAAATCTCGACTAAAGTTTAACTTTTCTCGAGATTTTTTTATTTTATGAGACGAGAAATGATTACTCATTCATCATCAATATATGGCATTACATCCAATTTAACGACACTAATTGTTCTGTAATCATAGCAATCAATTCCTATGTCACTACACATGATTTCAGTAACATAACAAAAAAGCACCAGCATGCAATATTTCTTGCGTGCTGGTGCTTTTAGTACAATTTATCATCATAGTTGACAATCTTTTGATAATCTATAACTAAATTTCTCCAAACGTCAGAAACAATAGTGCTTGGATAAATTTAGTTTATTCAAGGAGAATGTGGGATTCGAACCCACGCGCCGGTTTCCCGACCTGACGGTTTTCAAGACCGTTCCCTTCAGCCAGACTTGGGTAATTCTCCAAATAACAATACTTATTGTAGCATGTCATATTGGCGCATTCAATTATCACTTTGTTAGCCTAACAATTTACCCAAGTTTCTGATTCGTTCGCTCAACCAGCTACTATCAGTGACAAATATCATTTAGAATTTTTTTATTATCATCGACACACACACTGTTAACGTTTCTAATATATATCAGTACAACTGTTTTAAAAATGATAATACGACGCGATTATACTCATCTGGTTGTTCTAAATGCGGTATATGTCCAACTGAATTAAAAGTATACATTTCAGCGGTAGCACGTTGATGTAACGCTACTGCATCCTGTAAATGACGCACTGGATATAGTGGTGATGCATCACCGGCAAGAAAGAAATGTGGTACCCGTTCTATTCTTAAACTATCTCGCCAGTCTTGCACAATGCCATCAATTAATAATGGTCGATTTAAGGCGAAATCGAATGGTTGATAATGGCTCGTTATGACTTGCTTAAGTTCTGGTTGAATTGGTTGATGAATTAAGCGTTGTTTTGGAAAATCATCCGCAATCTGATCAATGGACCTAAAAGATGAATCAGCAATTCCTGACTGCCATGTGGCATCGTTTAACATTTTTGGTGGTTGATCCTCAGTAACAACTGCCAAAACATTGCCTGTATCAAATAATGACATATATTCACCAATGACCATCGCTCCCATTGAATGTCCAATCAGAACAAACTTTTTTAAATTGAGATGTCGAATCAACAACTGTAAATCCATTGTTAAACGGGAAATTTTTAAGCCATAATCAACAATTTGACTCTCCCCATGATTACGGAATTCAAACCGAATAACACGATAACCTGCCGCAACAAAAGTTGGTATCTGAGCTGCCCAAGTCGCAATATTACTTGTATAGCCGCCAACAAACACAATGGGTATTCCCGTTTGTCCACTCACCTGATAATGTAGCTTGACACCATCATTGGTTTGAAAAAAAGACATTCGATTGACCTACCTTTCGGATAAAAAAGCGACTGATATCAGTCGCTTTTTATATTTAAACTAAATATGAATCCCCAAATCATCTGCTACTTCAGCAGTATCCATGATTGCTTCACCAAACGTTGGATGTGGATGAATGGTTAACGCAATATCCTCTGCGGTCACCCCGTTCTCAATTGCCAATGTTAACTCTGATATTAAATCAGATGCGCTTGGTCCGACAATTTGTCCACCTAAAACTGCCCCAGTTTGCTTATCAGTGATTAAGCGAATAAAGCCGACACTCGCATCCATTGCAAGCGCTCGACCATTGGCTGCAAATGGAAACTTACTGATTTTAGCATCAATCTTTTTATCGATAACCGTTTCTGGTGTTTCACCAGTTGTTGCTAACTCATAGTGAGTATATGCAACTGCTGGCAAAGCATAGTGATCATCGTATGCATGTGGTGCCCCACTAATTGACGCAGCAGCGATTTTGGCTTCAAAGCTAGCTTTGTGCGCCAAAGCTGGTCCAGGTACGACATCCCCAATCGCGTAAATATGCTTGACTTGTGTTTGCATCGCTTGATTAACTTCAATCAAACCATTATCTAACAATTGGATATCGGTATTATTGAGGCCTAGCGTATCCGTATTTGCCCGACGACCAACTGCCACGAGCAAATAATCACCCGTCACTGTCTGTGTTTGACCTGCCATCTCAAAAGTAACTGTCACTTCATCATCTGTTTGCGTGGCAGATGTTGCAGTTGCAGATGTATAAATTTCCCCACCATGGGCCTTGAAATCGTCAATGACTGGTTTGGTCATTTCAGAATCGAATCCATTTAAAATATGATCAAGACCTTCAATAATGGTCACTTGAGCTCCCAAATTTGCATAGGCACTCCCTAACTCAGAACCAATGACACCGCCGCCCAATACAATCAAACGCTTTGGAATCTCCGGTAATGACAAAGCACCTGTTGAATCAACAATGCGTCCGCCAAATTTAAATTTTGAAATTTCAACTGGCCTTGAACCAGTAGCAATGATAGCATTATTAAACTGTAATAATTGATGCCCATCACTTTGAACAACATTTAATGTCTCATTATCATTAAAGGTCGCCTCACCTTGAATCACTGTCACATGATGTTTCTTTAGCAGCATTGCCACCCCGCCAGTTAACTTTTCAACGACCTGATGTTGCTTCCAATCTTGCGTTTGTTGCCAATCAAGTGAGCCAGTCATTGTCAATCCATAAGGATTTTTTTCCTGTGTAGCCCGAAAATGATGCCCAACATTAATCAGCGCTTTTGACGGAATGCAGCCAACATTTAAACAAACACCACCAATCTGGTCACGCTCAATTAAAGTTACTTTTTGTCCCAATTCAGCCGCACGGATAGCGGCGACATACCCACCGGGACCCGAACCAATAATAACCGTATCTATTTCTGTTGCTTGTGCACCAACGACCATTTTAAACCTCCATCAGCATTAACGCTGGATCTGATAACAATCGCTTAAGATAATTCATCGCCGTTTGACCTAACATACCATCAATCAATCGATGATCATAGCTTAGCGATAATTTGATATTTTGACCAACTGCTAACTCCCCTGATTCATTCACAATTGGCTCTTTAACAATCGATCCCAAACCAAGAATAGCCACTTCATTCCCATTAATAATTGGTGTAAACCAATTTCCTCGTGCAGAACCTAAATTGGAAATGGTAATAGTTGCCCCTTGCATTTGGGCAGGCTTAATTGTTCCAGCTCGGACTTGCTGTGCTAACGTTTCGATTTCTTTGGCAATTGTTAAAATCGACTTTGTTTCTGTATGCATAATAACTGGTACGTACAAACCTTGCGGTGCACTAACCGCAATTCCCACATTGACCGTATCATGATACTCGATTTCACCAGCCTGCGTGTCAACTGTTGCATTGATATCGGCATACTTTTGTGCAGTCGCAGTCAAAGCTTTGACGGCATAAGCCAAATAAGTCAAATGAATGCCTTCATCTTTTGCCATCTCTTTAAACGATGTCCGATGCGCCACTAATTTCGAAACTTCAACTTGATCAAAATTAGTCACAGCTGGAATCGTTGTTTGTTGTGCCATTGCTTTAGCAATCGCTTTACGCACACCTGTCATTGGTTCACGACCCACATGCTTATCATTTGTTTCAGCTGCTACTTGTGGTGCTACAGCCATTGACGTTGAAACGTTAATCGGCTCCGCATCTGGCACTGGTTGACTCATTTGTACTTGCTGGTCTTGATTGTGTGTCACATTTTGGACATCAGCCAAAGTAATATGACCGTGCCGACCAGTTGGTGTCACCTGTGATAGATCGATCTGATGATCATTGGCAAAATGCCGAACTGATGGCATCGCTAACACATGCCCATTTGCGGTTATAGGGGCACGCTCTGTCTCAACAACTTGTTTAACCGGTTCTTTTTGTGCAGTGTTAGTTTTGATTGACGCTGATTCTGCGGCCACTTTCGGCGCTGACAATGGTGCTGATTCACTCGAATCACCATCAAATTCAATCAGAGGATCGCCAACTGCGACCGTTGTATTTGGTTCAACATATAACTTGGTGATTTTACCAGCATATGGCGACAGAATTTCTTGCATCAGCTTATCATTTTGCACCTCAGCGACAGGGTCATCGACATTGATCGTATCACCAACCTTAACTAGCCAATTCGTAATATCACCTTCGGCCATACCTTCACCAATATCTGGCATTTTAAAAATTTCAGTCATAATTGATAACCTCCTGCGCCTTTGCAACGACATCATCTGCTTTAACCATCCAGTCATTTTCAGCTTGTGCAAATGGATAAACCGTATCTGGCGCAGCAACACGCCCAATTGGAGCCTTCAAGCTTAAGATGAACCGTTCTGCTATTTCTGCCATGATTGTCGCAGAAATACCAGCCATACGCTGTGCTTCTTGTACAACGACAACCCGGCCTGTTTTTTCAACTGATTTCCCGATTGTGTCTAAATCAATTGGCGAAACTGTCCGTAAATCAATCACTTCAGCATCAATCCCATTCTTTGCTAATTCGTCAGCTGCTTTAATCACCAATGGCACAGCACCACCATACGAAATTAAGGTGATATCCTGTCCTTCTCGAACAACTGTTGCCTGATCTAATGGCGTTGTATAGTAACCTTCTGGTACTTCACCCTTCATCGATCGATACAGGTGAATATTCTCTAAGAAGACCACTGGATCATTTGACTCAACCGCACTCAAGAGTAAACCTTTGGCATCAGCTGGGTTAGATGGCATAACTACCCGTAGACCCGGTACCTGCGCAACTAAACCTTCCAGGTTGTCAGCGTGCATCTCAGGTGTCTTAGTTCCACCACCATAAGGTGAACGAACAACGATTGGCATTTGTCGCGTATTATTGAAACGGAAACGATTACGTGCCATTTGACCAGCAATTGAATCCATGACTTCAAATAAGAAACCAAAAAATTGAATTTCCATAATTGGTCGATAATTTTGTGTTGTCAGCCCAATCGCCAGCCCACCAATACCTGATTCAGCTAATGGCGTATTAAAGACGCGTTCCTCGCCATATTTGGCTTGCAAACCATCAGTTGCTCGGAAAACACCACCATTTTTACCAACGTCTTCACCAAAGATTAAGGTACTATCATCTTTTTCTAAGGACAAATCAAGTGCTTCTTGAATTGCTGCAATATATGTTTTTTCAGCCATTTTACTTTCCCTCGCTTTCAAACTTTGCAATTTGTTCTTGCATCACTTGACCTGGTACTTCAAGCGTATGCTTCAAGAAGTCAGAGATTTTTTGTTTCTCCACACCATCTGCAATTTTAATTTGTTCATCAATTAAGGTATTCGTCTCATCAATATATGCCGACTCTAATGTCTCATTCCAAATCCCCTTATTTGTTAAGAAGGTCCGCATCCGAATCAATGGCTCTTTCTTCCACCAATCGTCAATATCTGCTTGTTGCCGATAACGAAGTGGATCATCACCCGCTGTTGAGTGTGGTTCCAATCGATCAGTCATCGTTTCAATCAAGACAGGTCCATTAC from Weissella diestrammenae includes:
- a CDS encoding DUF5677 domain-containing protein, which gives rise to MQYEVIPQQIFKDLKQISQKMYDNSEQRNIDTFYYDFFLNVIYQIEAVNILLAIGNDYALDGIDRMAYESSIGFMVLNLDGFDSHEAVKFFEIKKIYELIKIKDGTIDKSSLISFEEANAAFRACFPDNDRILRTIKDIVEEIANKIPMINKNTWYQVFLNRSFVRVVELIDKQVRQDFRDDWFTKLYPLFYKVASQGTHNLSVKTKYGQRTLIPKSVRIMGESVLLSITFSYFVRYFGNGIVKEESDDLLIYLKKIREQAANDFKDKQ
- a CDS encoding alpha/beta fold hydrolase; its protein translation is MSFFQTNDGVKLHYQVSGQTGIPIVFVGGYTSNIATWAAQIPTFVAAGYRVIRFEFRNHGESQIVDYGLKISRLTMDLQLLIRHLNLKKFVLIGHSMGAMVIGEYMSLFDTGNVLAVVTEDQPPKMLNDATWQSGIADSSFRSIDQIADDFPKQRLIHQPIQPELKQVITSHYQPFDFALNRPLLIDGIVQDWRDSLRIERVPHFFLAGDASPLYPVRHLQDAVALHQRATAEMYTFNSVGHIPHLEQPDEYNRVVLSFLKQLY
- the lpdA gene encoding dihydrolipoyl dehydrogenase yields the protein MVVGAQATEIDTVIIGSGPGGYVAAIRAAELGQKVTLIERDQIGGVCLNVGCIPSKALINVGHHFRATQEKNPYGLTMTGSLDWQQTQDWKQHQVVEKLTGGVAMLLKKHHVTVIQGEATFNDNETLNVVQSDGHQLLQFNNAIIATGSRPVEISKFKFGGRIVDSTGALSLPEIPKRLIVLGGGVIGSELGSAYANLGAQVTIIEGLDHILNGFDSEMTKPVIDDFKAHGGEIYTSATATSATQTDDEVTVTFEMAGQTQTVTGDYLLVAVGRRANTDTLGLNNTDIQLLDNGLIEVNQAMQTQVKHIYAIGDVVPGPALAHKASFEAKIAAASISGAPHAYDDHYALPAVAYTHYELATTGETPETVIDKKIDAKISKFPFAANGRALAMDASVGFIRLITDKQTGAVLGGQIVGPSASDLISELTLAIENGVTAEDIALTIHPHPTFGEAIMDTAEVADDLGIHI
- a CDS encoding dihydrolipoamide acetyltransferase family protein; amino-acid sequence: MTEIFKMPDIGEGMAEGDITNWLVKVGDTINVDDPVAEVQNDKLMQEILSPYAGKITKLYVEPNTTVAVGDPLIEFDGDSSESAPLSAPKVAAESASIKTNTAQKEPVKQVVETERAPITANGHVLAMPSVRHFANDHQIDLSQVTPTGRHGHITLADVQNVTHNQDQQVQMSQPVPDAEPINVSTSMAVAPQVAAETNDKHVGREPMTGVRKAIAKAMAQQTTIPAVTNFDQVEVSKLVAHRTSFKEMAKDEGIHLTYLAYAVKALTATAQKYADINATVDTQAGEIEYHDTVNVGIAVSAPQGLYVPVIMHTETKSILTIAKEIETLAQQVRAGTIKPAQMQGATITISNLGSARGNWFTPIINGNEVAILGLGSIVKEPIVNESGELAVGQNIKLSLSYDHRLIDGMLGQTAMNYLKRLLSDPALMLMEV
- a CDS encoding alpha-ketoacid dehydrogenase subunit beta, producing the protein MAEKTYIAAIQEALDLSLEKDDSTLIFGEDVGKNGGVFRATDGLQAKYGEERVFNTPLAESGIGGLAIGLTTQNYRPIMEIQFFGFLFEVMDSIAGQMARNRFRFNNTRQMPIVVRSPYGGGTKTPEMHADNLEGLVAQVPGLRVVMPSNPADAKGLLLSAVESNDPVVFLENIHLYRSMKGEVPEGYYTTPLDQATVVREGQDITLISYGGAVPLVIKAADELAKNGIDAEVIDLRTVSPIDLDTIGKSVEKTGRVVVVQEAQRMAGISATIMAEIAERFILSLKAPIGRVAAPDTVYPFAQAENDWMVKADDVVAKAQEVINYD